Proteins found in one Miscanthus floridulus cultivar M001 chromosome 4, ASM1932011v1, whole genome shotgun sequence genomic segment:
- the LOC136550441 gene encoding malate dehydrogenase, chloroplastic-like — protein sequence MAAVAIATLSLTSVPCKKRLRHGASAFNAQQFINSSSHSYSLTLRPRLPKPRAASRVIVAQAGNGSGSYKVAILGAAGGIGQPLSLLAKMSPLVSALHLYDIANVEGVTADLSHCNTPAQVAGFTGKDALAGCLLGADVVVIPAGVLRKPGMTRDDLFSVNAGIVRDLVAAVADHAPGALVHVISNPVNSTVPIAAEVLKQKGAYDPRRLFGVTTLDVVRANAFVAARKGLPVADVDVPVVGGHAAATILPLLSKARPKAAAAAFTDEEVEELAARIRDAGTEVVEAKAGAGSATLSMAYAAARFLEASLRGLDGHDDVYECAYVQSQVVPELPFFACRVKLGRGGVEEVLASELRGLTDYEARELEDLKPRLKASIDKGIAYVQQNQEAALN from the coding sequence ATGGCGGCGGTTGCAATCGCGACCCTATCCCTCACTTCAGTTCCTTGCAAAAAGCGGCTCCGGCATGGTGCCAGCGCCTTCAACGCACAGCAATTCATTAACTCCAGCTCACACAGCTACTCTCTCACTCTAAGACCAAGACTGCCAAAACCGCGAGCCGCGAGCCGGGTCATCGTCGCGCAGGCCGGCAACGGCAGCGGCAGCTACAAGGTGGCCATCCTTGGAGCGGCGGGAGGGATCGGGCAGCCGCTCTCTCTGCTGGCCAAGATGTCCCCGCTCGTCTCGGCGCTGCACCTGTACGACATCGCCAACGTGGAGGGCGTGACCGCCGACCTCAGCCACTGCAACACCCCGGCGCAGGTCGCCGGCTTCACAGGTAAAGACGCGCTCGCGGGCTGCCTGTTGGGCGCGGACGTCGTGGTCATCCCCGCCGGCGTGCTCCGGAAGCCCGGCATGACGCGGGACGACCTGTTCAGCGTCAACGCGGGCATCGTGCGGGACCTCGTGGCGGCGGTGGCAGACCACGCGCCGGGCGCGCTGGTGCACGTCATCAGCAACCCGGTGAACTCGACGGTGCCGATCGCCGCCGAGGTGCTGAAGCAGAAGGGCGCGTACGACCCTCGCAGGCTGTTCGGCGTCACGACGCTGGACGTGGTCCGCGCCAACGCGTTCGTGGCGGCGCGGAAGGGCCTCCCGGTCGCGGACGTGGACGTGCCGGTCGTGGGCGGCCACGCGGCTGCCACCATCCTGCCGCTGCTGTCCAAGGCGCGGCCCAAGGCCGCCGCGGCGGCGTTCACGgacgaggaggtggaggagctcgcCGCCAGGATCCGGGACGCCGGCACCGAGGTGGTGGAGGCCAAGGCCGGCGCCGGGTCCGCCACGCTGTCCATGGCGTACGCCGCCGCGCGGTTCCTCGAGGCGTCCTTGCGCGGCCTCGACGGCCACGACGACGTGTACGAGTGCGCGTACGTGCAGTCGCAGGTGGTGCCGGAGCTCCCGTTCTTCGCGTGCAGGGTGAAGCTCGGGAGGGGCGGCgtggaggaggtgctggcctcCGAGCTCAGGGGGCTCACCGACTACGAGGCGCGCGAACTGGAGGATCTCAAGCCCAGGCTCAAGGCCAGCATCGACAAGGGCATCGCGTACGTGCAGCAGAACCAGGAGGCAGCGTTGAACTGA